Proteins from a single region of Terriglobia bacterium:
- a CDS encoding sigma 54-interacting transcriptional regulator produces MGAEAATEVKAQDRLGWLDAVLRGIVYSVLTFDGDGCVTYMNEAAAAITGWPAEQARGRHVTEVLRVEDPVRGAILSDPALWSSQFEGAELRVLPRRGGSVAVEGVCRPVEDEGGAWGGHVCTFRDVSALRTAEGRAATALRDLECANANLESKRLLLQTMFQSVPCGILIVDREGRIRELNPHVEELFGVRSEEALGRPMGDALGCTRLSKGACADCPAENAERCGLRCFANDAFRCGTAVRAETAFEVLSGGRRRTLRLSVGASLGRLGDEELCFLLIEDRTEVHTLRRALRTEVSFSGIVGRNAKMQELFETIREAADSTAPVIVQGESGTGKELVATAIHTHGARAAGRFVAVNCGALPDTLLESELFGYVKGAFTGAIRDRKGRFELADGGTLFLDEVGELSPAMQVKLLRVVQNGTFERLGSERTITVDVRVVSATNRDLQREVAEGRFRRDLFYRLCVVPITVPPLRERSGDIPLLVDHVLARMAGARGCDALEISPEALSLLIDHGWPGNVRELENVLQFAFVKSRGECVGPEHLPAALAKARTSVLLQPSKARRLTPESVVEALKETQGNRLQAAKRLAVSRATLYRFLAELADTGVRDTTQPG; encoded by the coding sequence TGCTCACGTTCGACGGCGACGGATGCGTCACGTACATGAACGAGGCGGCGGCTGCGATCACAGGCTGGCCCGCGGAGCAAGCGCGGGGCAGGCACGTGACCGAGGTCCTGCGGGTCGAGGACCCGGTGCGGGGCGCGATCCTGTCCGATCCCGCCCTGTGGTCCTCCCAATTCGAAGGGGCCGAGCTGCGGGTGCTGCCGCGCCGCGGCGGCTCCGTCGCGGTGGAAGGCGTATGCAGGCCCGTCGAGGACGAGGGCGGAGCGTGGGGCGGCCACGTGTGCACCTTCCGGGACGTTTCGGCCCTCAGGACCGCCGAGGGCCGGGCCGCGACCGCACTGCGGGATCTGGAGTGCGCGAACGCCAATCTCGAGAGCAAGCGATTGCTCTTGCAGACCATGTTCCAATCCGTGCCCTGCGGGATCCTGATCGTCGATCGGGAGGGCCGGATCCGCGAGCTGAATCCTCATGTCGAGGAGCTGTTCGGCGTGAGGTCGGAGGAGGCCCTGGGGAGGCCCATGGGGGATGCTCTCGGGTGCACCCGATTGTCGAAGGGAGCGTGCGCGGATTGCCCGGCGGAGAACGCCGAGCGTTGCGGGCTCCGGTGCTTCGCGAACGACGCTTTCCGTTGCGGTACCGCCGTGCGGGCGGAGACGGCGTTCGAGGTCCTCTCGGGGGGCCGGCGCCGGACGCTCCGGTTGTCCGTCGGCGCATCCCTGGGGCGGCTCGGGGACGAGGAGCTGTGCTTCCTGCTCATCGAGGACCGGACGGAGGTCCACACCTTGCGGCGCGCTCTTAGGACCGAGGTCTCGTTCTCGGGAATCGTCGGACGCAACGCGAAGATGCAGGAGCTCTTCGAGACGATTCGCGAGGCGGCCGATTCCACCGCTCCCGTCATCGTGCAGGGGGAGAGCGGGACGGGAAAGGAGCTCGTCGCGACCGCGATTCACACGCACGGAGCCCGCGCCGCCGGACGCTTCGTGGCGGTGAACTGCGGAGCCCTGCCGGACACGCTTCTCGAGAGCGAGCTGTTCGGCTACGTGAAGGGCGCCTTCACCGGGGCGATCCGGGACCGGAAGGGCCGATTCGAGCTGGCCGACGGTGGGACGCTCTTCCTGGACGAGGTGGGCGAGCTGAGTCCGGCGATGCAGGTGAAGCTGCTCCGGGTGGTTCAGAACGGCACCTTCGAGCGGCTCGGGAGCGAGCGGACGATCACCGTCGACGTGCGGGTCGTCAGCGCCACCAACCGGGACCTGCAGCGGGAGGTGGCCGAGGGCCGGTTCCGCAGGGACCTCTTCTACCGCCTCTGCGTGGTGCCCATCACGGTGCCGCCGCTCCGGGAGAGGAGCGGCGACATCCCCCTCCTGGTGGACCACGTCCTGGCGCGCATGGCGGGGGCTCGCGGGTGCGATGCGCTCGAGATCTCTCCCGAGGCCCTGTCGCTCCTGATCGACCACGGCTGGCCGGGCAACGTGAGGGAGCTCGAGAACGTGCTGCAATTCGCGTTCGTGAAGTCGCGAGGGGAATGCGTGGGGCCCGAGCACCTGCCGGCGGCGCTCGCCAAGGCGAGGACCTCCGTTCTTCTCCAGCCGTCGAAGGCGAGGCGGCTCACCCCGGAATCCGTCGTGGAAGCCCTCAAGGAGACGCAGGGCAACCGGCTCCAGGCCGCCAAGCGCCTCGCGGTCTCGAGGGCCACGCTCTACCGTTTCCTCGCCGAACTCGCGGACACCGGCGTACGCGATACGACGCAGCCGGGCTGA